One Herpetosiphonaceae bacterium genomic window carries:
- a CDS encoding GNAT family protein: protein MTTHPHTLEPVTLEGQYVRLEPLVLAHLDQLCEVALDEDLWRWTTSVVQTRDDLRAYIEAALHGQDQSTMLPFATVEKASGRAIGSTRYGNIELRDRRVEIGWTWVGRPWQRTPINTEAKYLMLRYAFETLGCMRVELKTDALNERSRRAIARIGAQEEGTLRKHMLTYSGRIRDTVYFSIIDSEWPDVKAALEAKLAR from the coding sequence ATGACTACTCATCCCCATACACTCGAACCCGTCACGCTCGAAGGCCAGTATGTTCGGCTCGAACCGCTCGTGCTGGCGCATCTGGATCAGCTCTGCGAGGTTGCGCTAGACGAGGATCTCTGGCGCTGGACCACCTCTGTGGTCCAGACCCGCGATGATCTGCGCGCCTATATCGAGGCCGCGCTGCACGGCCAGGATCAGAGCACGATGCTGCCCTTCGCCACGGTTGAAAAAGCGAGCGGACGCGCCATCGGCAGTACGCGCTACGGTAATATCGAGTTGCGCGATCGGCGTGTCGAGATCGGCTGGACCTGGGTTGGGCGTCCGTGGCAGCGTACGCCGATCAATACCGAGGCCAAGTATTTGATGCTGCGCTATGCCTTCGAGACGCTCGGCTGTATGCGCGTGGAGCTTAAAACCGATGCGCTGAATGAGCGCTCCCGGCGGGCGATTGCGCGGATCGGCGCGCAGGAGGAGGGCACGCTCCGCAAGCATATGCTCACCTACAGCGGCAGGATTCGCGACACGGTGTATTTCAGCATCATCGATAGCGAATGGCCGGATGTCAAAGCGGCGCTTGAGGCGAAGCTGGCCCGCTAG